The Nitrospira sp. genome contains a region encoding:
- a CDS encoding glycosyltransferase family 39 protein — MDRTPSQSVQLLLLLLLSGLLFFIGLGSMGLTDRDEGRNAEAGREMFASGDLITPTFNGELRVAKPVFVYWLMTVSYHLFGVNEFAARAPSALFGVALILMHYLFLSRLRGPTVGLFGALMLLLNIEMLALGRMAITDSVLIFFTTMALYGFWLGLHESGAGRHWIWGFYAGMAFATLTKGPVGFAVPLITALLYLAATRQWLLFWQRGAPILGTLLFVVLAGPWYAAMFLIHGDAYSSQAKVHTVGRFLSPMEGHGGGWWFYFPVLLLGFYPWSAFLPAAFYRAYGSWRESRSTGNHKDDSPEAREPLGSGNELEWFSALWIVGVFIFFSLSSTRLPHYIGPLFPACALLAALYWAQGLKEPSTKGLRGSIHFMMGIGYLVALALASAPSLFHTFSGKMIKEFPLAAQFDLGIGPYIGAAIVVVAMGLIGYFGLNDDRRGLAFGVAGGALASVFLLAILAVVPGLNRYAIAPPQELAYAAGLNLNPTDQLVTFGTTRPSIAFYARRPVIFIPSGETARLRTALSKEGRTMILLPESFQDALPKEAANFQPILKRYGYVLLGNQQMVTVPQGADTVSPTPPKTLGH; from the coding sequence ATGGATCGTACCCCTTCTCAATCAGTACAGCTGCTGCTGCTTCTGCTCCTGTCGGGGCTGCTCTTTTTTATCGGCCTCGGCAGTATGGGCCTGACGGATCGAGACGAAGGCCGCAATGCGGAAGCCGGCCGTGAAATGTTTGCCTCGGGTGATCTGATCACCCCGACCTTCAATGGCGAGTTGCGCGTCGCCAAACCGGTCTTCGTGTACTGGCTGATGACGGTGTCCTACCATCTGTTCGGCGTGAACGAGTTTGCCGCACGCGCGCCATCGGCCCTGTTTGGGGTGGCGTTGATCCTGATGCACTATCTATTTCTCTCCCGGCTGCGCGGCCCAACCGTCGGTCTGTTCGGCGCGTTGATGTTGCTGCTGAACATCGAAATGCTGGCGCTTGGACGCATGGCGATCACCGATAGCGTTTTGATCTTCTTTACGACCATGGCGCTCTACGGCTTTTGGCTCGGCCTCCACGAATCAGGCGCTGGACGTCATTGGATCTGGGGCTTTTATGCCGGGATGGCTTTTGCAACCTTGACGAAAGGACCGGTGGGATTCGCCGTACCCCTGATCACGGCCCTGCTCTACCTCGCCGCGACGCGGCAATGGTTGCTCTTTTGGCAAAGAGGCGCGCCCATCCTCGGCACCTTGCTGTTCGTCGTCTTGGCCGGTCCGTGGTACGCCGCCATGTTCCTCATCCATGGAGATGCCTACTCCTCTCAGGCAAAGGTCCACACGGTGGGACGATTTCTCAGTCCGATGGAAGGGCACGGAGGAGGATGGTGGTTCTATTTTCCCGTTTTGTTGCTCGGCTTTTACCCTTGGAGCGCTTTTCTGCCTGCCGCGTTTTATCGCGCGTATGGGAGCTGGCGGGAATCCCGTTCGACTGGAAACCACAAGGACGATTCCCCTGAAGCGAGGGAACCACTAGGGTCCGGCAACGAATTGGAATGGTTCTCGGCACTGTGGATTGTCGGAGTGTTCATCTTCTTTAGTCTCTCATCCACCCGTCTGCCCCACTATATCGGCCCATTGTTTCCGGCCTGCGCGCTTCTGGCTGCATTGTATTGGGCTCAAGGCTTGAAGGAACCTTCCACAAAAGGACTCCGCGGGTCGATCCACTTCATGATGGGGATCGGCTATCTGGTCGCCCTCGCGTTGGCAAGCGCCCCGTCCTTGTTCCACACATTCTCCGGGAAGATGATTAAAGAGTTTCCTCTCGCCGCTCAATTCGATTTGGGTATCGGTCCTTATATCGGCGCAGCCATCGTTGTGGTGGCCATGGGACTGATCGGATATTTCGGACTGAACGACGACAGACGCGGCTTGGCCTTTGGGGTTGCCGGAGGCGCGCTTGCGAGTGTCTTTCTACTCGCTATCCTGGCGGTTGTGCCCGGTCTCAATCGATATGCCATCGCTCCGCCGCAAGAGTTGGCCTATGCGGCAGGACTCAACCTGAATCCAACCGACCAGCTCGTCACGTTCGGCACAACGAGGCCCTCCATCGCCTTCTACGCAAGGCGGCCGGTGATCTTCATCCCATCCGGCGAAACCGCCCGGCTACGCACGGCCTTGAGCAAAGAGGGTCGTACGATGATCCTGCTGCCGGAATCGTTTCAAGACGCCTTGCCGAAAGAGGCAGCAAATTTTCAGCCGATTCTGAAACGTTATGGCTATGTGTTGTTGGGCAATCAACAGATGGTCACCGTTCCCCAGGGCGCAGATACAGTTTCGCCGACCCCGCCAAAAACTCTCGGTCACTAG
- a CDS encoding phosphatase PAP2 family protein: MIGDERVVTGSGDFKVLVPDRIPMNVLSQPSWKTASSLAAFGCAGAALIISFLGLAQFDLPIIRYVRSVTIHLPWDQLTVPWMAFTSNTGDWIGQGWHLAAMSIMLLAAAWAFEKPTIKIAAVQSLIAHGIAAVLANGIKHLIGRPRPKFVHSGDWQMTFSWTSGLDSFPSGHSTASFAVATVLAKRFPLFGPLCIAAAAFVALSRVLRGSHFPTDVVGGAILGVLSGFLAAAPWQQWRTSLQDGLRHAAIGTSTLFALLWALSHRMDDGIVGVLFVVLGAVAIVGGLWLRRTYWFGGKASVTNRHMNTSTLIMAYGLAAMTTSPLVLSSVGFSCLASWFHARNRFHESGEKSPGWSVMREGALLGGLALAVLILVDARGVLPFQ; the protein is encoded by the coding sequence GTGATCGGCGATGAGCGAGTCGTGACCGGCTCCGGGGATTTCAAAGTCCTCGTTCCAGATCGCATTCCGATGAACGTGCTGTCTCAACCATCCTGGAAAACCGCTTCATCGCTCGCTGCATTCGGTTGCGCAGGTGCGGCACTGATCATCAGTTTCCTCGGCTTGGCTCAGTTTGATCTGCCTATCATCCGCTATGTGCGATCGGTGACGATTCATCTCCCCTGGGATCAACTCACTGTTCCGTGGATGGCCTTCACCAGTAATACGGGAGACTGGATCGGCCAAGGATGGCATCTGGCGGCCATGAGCATCATGCTCCTCGCCGCCGCATGGGCCTTCGAAAAACCCACCATCAAGATAGCCGCCGTCCAGTCGCTGATCGCCCATGGGATCGCGGCCGTACTGGCGAACGGGATCAAGCATCTCATCGGGAGGCCTCGACCGAAGTTCGTCCATTCGGGCGATTGGCAGATGACCTTTTCATGGACATCGGGGCTCGACTCCTTTCCGTCGGGGCACAGCACGGCCAGTTTCGCGGTTGCGACGGTTCTGGCCAAACGATTTCCCCTCTTCGGGCCGTTGTGTATCGCGGCGGCGGCTTTCGTGGCCCTCAGTCGTGTTCTTCGCGGATCACATTTTCCGACCGATGTCGTCGGAGGGGCGATATTGGGCGTCCTCAGCGGGTTCCTTGCCGCTGCCCCGTGGCAGCAGTGGCGCACCTCACTGCAAGATGGGCTACGGCATGCGGCGATTGGAACCTCAACTCTATTTGCCCTACTCTGGGCGTTATCCCACCGAATGGACGATGGAATCGTCGGTGTTCTATTCGTCGTTCTGGGTGCAGTCGCAATCGTCGGTGGCTTGTGGCTCAGGCGAACCTATTGGTTCGGCGGGAAAGCATCGGTAACAAATCGGCACATGAATACCTCCACGCTGATTATGGCATATGGCCTGGCCGCGATGACGACGTCGCCGCTTGTGCTTTCGTCTGTGGGATTCTCCTGCCTCGCGTCCTGGTTCCATGCAAGAAACCGTTTCCATGAGTCCGGCGAGAAATCGCCTGGCTGGTCGGTGATGCGGGAAGGCGCCCTGCTGGGAGGGCTGGCCCTTGCCGTTCTGATTCTCGTTGATGCCCGCGGAGTCCTGCCTTTTCAGTGA
- a CDS encoding PD40 domain-containing protein, protein MKRRHKAGTIWVWSLCVLVGIPAYGQTADQEKTASVSSRSVERHLANIRQLTFGRQNAEAYFSFSGTKLIFQSTNNWPKNSQAATSKPADTGLGCYQMYVMDLETEAVQLVSTGAGATTCGYFFPGDGRVLYSSTHAAGPGCPPKPKRDGAYRWALDDYDIYAVGLDGQQTQRLTSSPGYDAEATIAPNGKTIVWTSVKDGDLDLYAMNLDGTDVRRLTDDVGYDGGAFFSPDSTRIVYRAAHPTDPMETAKYQDLLAQRLVEPGQLEIFVMNADGSGKKQVTSTGASNFSPYFHPDGRRIIFSSNIETRGNGGRPSFHLYLVRDDGTGLERLTTDGHFNSFPMFSPDGKRLVWVSDRNAKAPGEFNVFLADWVP, encoded by the coding sequence TTGAAACGACGTCATAAGGCTGGAACAATTTGGGTCTGGAGTCTTTGTGTACTGGTCGGCATTCCCGCCTATGGGCAGACGGCTGATCAAGAGAAGACAGCCTCGGTTTCATCACGGTCCGTAGAACGCCACCTGGCCAACATTCGTCAGCTTACATTCGGACGTCAGAACGCCGAAGCCTATTTCTCCTTCAGCGGCACCAAATTGATCTTTCAATCGACAAACAATTGGCCGAAGAATTCGCAAGCGGCCACCTCGAAGCCGGCCGATACCGGGCTGGGATGCTATCAAATGTATGTGATGGATCTGGAAACCGAAGCTGTGCAGCTGGTCAGTACCGGTGCGGGGGCGACGACATGCGGGTATTTTTTCCCCGGTGACGGGCGGGTGCTTTATTCGTCCACTCATGCCGCCGGCCCCGGTTGTCCTCCGAAGCCGAAACGGGACGGAGCGTATCGCTGGGCGCTCGATGACTACGATATCTATGCCGTCGGTCTTGACGGACAGCAGACACAGAGACTGACATCGTCTCCGGGATATGACGCGGAGGCTACCATCGCGCCCAATGGGAAAACCATCGTGTGGACGTCGGTGAAGGACGGGGATCTCGATCTCTATGCCATGAATCTCGACGGTACGGATGTTCGACGTCTTACGGATGACGTCGGCTACGACGGCGGGGCATTTTTTTCACCCGACAGCACACGAATCGTCTATCGAGCGGCTCATCCAACCGACCCAATGGAAACGGCGAAGTATCAGGACCTGTTGGCGCAACGGCTGGTTGAACCCGGTCAGCTTGAAATTTTTGTCATGAATGCCGATGGGTCAGGAAAAAAGCAGGTGACGTCGACCGGCGCCTCGAACTTCTCTCCTTATTTTCACCCGGACGGCAGACGCATCATCTTTTCTTCCAACATAGAGACGAGAGGGAATGGAGGCCGGCCCAGTTTCCATCTCTATCTGGTGCGTGACGACGGAACCGGGCTGGAACGTCTGACCACGGACGGTCACTTCAATAGCTTTCCCATGTTTTCACCGGACGGAAAACGCCTTGTGTGGGTATCCGATCGCAATGCGAAAGCACCGGGCGAGTTCAACGTGTTCCTGGCCGACTGGGTTCCTTGA
- a CDS encoding lipid-A-disaccharide synthase N-terminal domain-containing protein, whose product MTTETIWLGIGFLGQGLFFGRWLVQWIASERSSESRVPISFWYMSLIGGLITLAYAIYRMDPVFISGQGLGAVVYLRNLALIYRADQTKNQSGPQT is encoded by the coding sequence ATGACGACTGAAACAATCTGGCTCGGTATCGGTTTCCTCGGCCAAGGGCTCTTTTTTGGCCGTTGGTTGGTGCAGTGGATCGCGTCCGAGCGAAGCTCGGAAAGCCGCGTGCCCATTTCCTTTTGGTATATGAGTCTCATTGGAGGACTGATCACGCTTGCCTATGCGATCTATCGAATGGACCCTGTGTTTATTTCCGGACAAGGGCTTGGGGCGGTTGTGTATCTGCGCAACCTGGCCCTGATTTACCGCGCGGATCAAACCAAGAACCAGTCCGGGCCTCAGACATGA